Proteins from a single region of Nocardiopsis dassonvillei subsp. dassonvillei DSM 43111:
- a CDS encoding PP2C family protein-serine/threonine phosphatase produces the protein MTKVRTCPACSDRVSTEDAFCEGCGRPLPEGAENAGHPDSMPTAPQASLAGAVPPGGWSRDGADGGARNGGAPGPSGAVSPGADARPGLVPDDGAPTAPQVSLRSLDTGGRDAPAPQALPDSAPHAADSMVTQPIRRDSLPSFASSAPPAAQPEAVPDWPPPATGSNPVRPANPGLCAWCPGAVSDGYCERCGLLQPTGRDHVEVRTRAAVGVSDRGLRHRRNEDAMAIRVIDADHPRAPGVVCAVVCDGVSSSPRSDEASRVTAETGVAVLAERVSQGADPREATGAAMIRAAEAVAGIADSPRSAPACTFVSAVYDPAAGTVTVGWVGDSRAYWLSGGPTSSASALLTRDDSWSEAMVQMGALSREEAMRSSNAHALVAWMGADSGEIDAHISTVTPTGPGAVVLCSDGLWNYFPEAQALTDAVPGAGARPHEAARAYVDLALEAGGKDNITVVIVPVPAGGPRARHD, from the coding sequence ATGACCAAGGTGCGGACCTGCCCCGCCTGCTCGGACAGGGTGTCCACGGAGGACGCCTTCTGCGAGGGGTGCGGACGCCCCCTCCCCGAGGGCGCGGAGAACGCGGGGCACCCCGACAGCATGCCCACCGCCCCGCAGGCGAGCCTGGCCGGTGCGGTACCGCCCGGCGGGTGGTCCCGGGACGGGGCCGACGGCGGCGCGCGGAACGGGGGAGCCCCGGGTCCGTCCGGTGCCGTGTCGCCCGGCGCCGACGCGCGTCCCGGCCTGGTGCCCGACGACGGCGCACCCACGGCTCCGCAGGTGAGCCTGCGGTCCCTCGACACGGGCGGGCGGGACGCGCCCGCGCCGCAGGCGCTGCCCGACTCCGCCCCGCACGCGGCCGACTCCATGGTCACCCAGCCGATACGCCGGGACAGCCTGCCCTCGTTCGCGTCCTCCGCGCCCCCGGCCGCCCAGCCGGAGGCCGTCCCCGACTGGCCGCCGCCCGCCACCGGGAGCAACCCGGTGCGGCCCGCCAACCCCGGCCTGTGCGCGTGGTGCCCCGGAGCGGTCAGCGACGGCTACTGCGAGCGGTGCGGCCTCCTCCAGCCCACCGGGCGCGACCACGTCGAGGTGCGCACGCGCGCCGCCGTCGGCGTCAGCGACCGCGGGCTGCGGCACAGGCGCAACGAGGACGCCATGGCGATCCGTGTGATCGACGCCGACCACCCCCGCGCACCCGGCGTGGTCTGCGCCGTGGTCTGCGACGGGGTGTCCAGCTCGCCGCGCTCGGACGAGGCCTCCCGCGTCACCGCCGAGACCGGAGTGGCCGTCCTCGCCGAGCGCGTCAGCCAGGGCGCCGACCCCCGCGAGGCCACCGGCGCGGCGATGATCCGGGCCGCCGAGGCGGTCGCCGGGATCGCCGACTCGCCCCGCTCCGCGCCCGCGTGCACCTTCGTGTCGGCGGTCTACGACCCCGCCGCGGGCACCGTCACCGTCGGCTGGGTCGGCGACAGCCGCGCCTACTGGCTCTCCGGAGGCCCCACTTCCAGCGCTTCGGCCCTGCTGACCAGGGACGACTCCTGGAGCGAGGCGATGGTGCAGATGGGGGCGCTCTCCCGCGAGGAGGCGATGCGCTCCTCCAACGCCCACGCCCTCGTCGCGTGGATGGGCGCCGACTCCGGCGAGATCGACGCCCACATCTCCACCGTGACCCCGACCGGCCCCGGCGCGGTCGTGCTGTGCAGCGACGGCCTGTGGAACTACTTCCCCGAGGCGCAGGCGCTCACCGACGCCGTCCCGGGGGCGGGGGCCAGACCCCACGAGGCCGCGCGCGCCTACGTCGACCTCGCCCTGGAGGCGGGCGGCAAGGACAACATCACCGTCGTGATCGTTCCCGTGCCCGCTGGGGGTCCCCGTGCCCGACACGACTGA
- a CDS encoding FHA domain-containing protein produces MPSCPSGHRSTATDFCDVCGLRLQAYSPASRPPSQRHPTPPTPPVAPSRPPAPPRPVTPPRGGPCPECGTYRAGRFCEECGYDFASRSEDHRRARADEGRAGARWRAVVVADPAYYQYMVHQGMLDPDQISFPKGSAQRRVPLTGDRVHIGRRSATRGFTPEIDLGGPGGDPAISHVHAILVAKPGGTWAILDPGSTNGTTVNGTANPIAPNVEVPLNDSDRIYVGAWTVIILQKG; encoded by the coding sequence ATGCCGAGTTGCCCTTCCGGGCACCGCTCCACGGCGACCGACTTCTGCGACGTCTGCGGGCTGCGCCTCCAGGCCTACTCCCCCGCGTCGCGGCCCCCGTCGCAGCGCCATCCGACACCGCCCACACCCCCCGTGGCCCCGTCGCGGCCCCCCGCGCCGCCGCGCCCGGTGACCCCTCCCAGGGGAGGCCCCTGCCCCGAGTGCGGCACCTACCGCGCGGGCCGGTTCTGCGAGGAGTGCGGATACGACTTCGCCTCGCGCTCCGAGGACCACCGGCGCGCCCGCGCCGACGAAGGGCGGGCGGGAGCGCGCTGGCGCGCGGTCGTCGTCGCCGACCCCGCCTACTACCAGTACATGGTCCACCAGGGCATGCTCGACCCCGACCAGATCTCCTTCCCCAAGGGCAGCGCGCAGCGCCGGGTGCCGCTCACCGGGGACAGGGTGCACATCGGACGGCGCAGCGCCACGCGCGGCTTCACACCCGAGATCGACCTGGGCGGTCCCGGCGGCGACCCGGCCATCTCCCACGTCCACGCGATCCTCGTCGCCAAACCCGGCGGCACCTGGGCCATCCTCGACCCGGGCTCGACCAACGGCACCACGGTCAACGGGACCGCCAACCCCATCGCCCCCAACGTGGAGGTTCCCCTGAATGACAGCGACCGGATCTACGTCGGCGCATGGACCGTCATCATCCTCCAGAAGGGGTGA
- a CDS encoding vWA domain-containing protein, with the protein MPDTTERAAEPGFRIEVDQNVLLPVGGREVHAIVSVTSTGSVVVGDSVRAAEVIIVDTSGSMHGAKIDAAKQAARAAVGVLREGVHFAVVAGHSDASVLFPEGGGRMVRADAVTRAEAAEAIGGLRADGGTRMGSWLVRAAELFATVEGGIKHAILLTDGQNNEPAAVFGQALDRVAGSFVCDCRGVGTDWRVEELRRIDSALLGGGPGIIADPADMVADFRAMAQASMGKTVADVVLRLWTPQNAVVRHVKQVAPTVSDLTGRGVERVPQSGDYPTGSWGTESRDYHVCVQVPPGVPGRQLRAGWVRVVLPGTAGAEDQVLASGNILAEWTADEARATEINPRVAHYTGQVELARAIQDGLAARRDGDDDTATTRLGRAVALAHESGNEETARLLGRVVDVVDPVTGTVRLKPGVSKVDEMTLDTNSTRTVRTRPRQSGPDAGGAPTPG; encoded by the coding sequence GTGCCCGACACGACTGAGCGCGCGGCCGAACCGGGCTTCCGGATCGAGGTCGACCAGAACGTCCTCCTGCCGGTGGGCGGACGCGAGGTGCACGCGATCGTCAGCGTCACCTCCACCGGCTCCGTGGTGGTGGGGGACTCGGTGCGCGCCGCCGAGGTGATCATCGTGGACACCTCCGGCTCGATGCACGGCGCCAAGATCGACGCGGCCAAGCAGGCCGCCCGCGCCGCCGTGGGCGTCCTGCGCGAGGGCGTCCACTTCGCGGTGGTCGCCGGGCACAGCGACGCCTCCGTGCTCTTCCCCGAGGGAGGCGGGCGGATGGTGCGGGCCGACGCCGTCACCCGCGCCGAGGCCGCGGAGGCGATCGGCGGACTGCGCGCCGACGGCGGCACCCGCATGGGTTCCTGGCTCGTCCGGGCCGCCGAGCTGTTCGCGACCGTGGAGGGCGGCATCAAGCACGCCATCCTGCTCACCGACGGCCAGAACAACGAGCCCGCCGCGGTCTTCGGGCAGGCGCTCGACCGCGTCGCGGGCTCCTTCGTCTGCGACTGCCGGGGCGTGGGCACCGACTGGAGGGTCGAGGAGCTGCGCCGGATCGACTCCGCCCTGCTCGGCGGAGGCCCAGGCATCATCGCCGACCCCGCCGACATGGTGGCCGACTTCCGGGCGATGGCGCAGGCCTCCATGGGCAAGACCGTCGCCGACGTGGTGCTGCGGCTGTGGACGCCCCAGAACGCCGTCGTCCGCCACGTCAAGCAGGTCGCCCCCACCGTCAGCGACCTCACCGGCCGCGGCGTGGAGCGCGTGCCCCAGTCGGGCGACTACCCCACGGGGTCCTGGGGCACCGAGAGCCGCGACTACCACGTGTGCGTCCAGGTGCCGCCCGGCGTCCCCGGCCGCCAGCTGCGCGCCGGATGGGTGCGCGTGGTGCTCCCCGGGACCGCCGGAGCCGAGGACCAGGTCCTGGCCTCGGGCAACATCCTCGCGGAGTGGACCGCCGACGAGGCCCGCGCCACCGAGATCAACCCCCGCGTGGCCCACTACACCGGCCAGGTCGAACTGGCCAGGGCCATCCAGGACGGGCTCGCGGCCCGTCGCGACGGCGACGACGACACCGCCACCACGCGGCTCGGCCGCGCCGTCGCACTCGCCCACGAGTCGGGCAACGAGGAGACCGCGAGGCTCCTCGGCAGGGTCGTCGACGTGGTCGACCCCGTCACCGGAACCGTCCGGCTCAAGCCCGGTGTCAGCAAGGTCGACGAGATGACCCTGGACACCAACTCGACCCGGACCGTACGGACCCGGCCGCGGCAGAGCGGGCCGGACGCCGGCGGTGCCCCCACACCCGGGTAG